The following coding sequences lie in one Cyanobacterium sp. Dongsha4 genomic window:
- the cas8a1 gene encoding type I-MYXAN CRISPR-associated Cas8a1/Cmx1, with amino-acid sequence MNKAKINLSIHAPDTTIIHRAGILGLWMTLKQLEVEFPQPKERLGGIWWTLTNDSISIDWQGEDLEVLDWLLKQSFRLDDRGIIQLTGLQRKSIPLENKIHLHQTISATLLQYNGSVQPLKKGYFESMDVQVGNLKLSLSYKPLTSYFYQNFASELCEKKSKQLKQNHYIPIVSRLYPGAIVQHDLIRAKNQCREKLEYAFALLFVPIASQFLVLSEEIKKQISSEKSHPTEYLMIIPETTNPETVSLYFGFLKNKSYDKMMTISLIDNNTQVNILIFN; translated from the coding sequence ATGAATAAGGCGAAAATAAATCTTAGTATTCATGCCCCAGATACAACAATCATTCATCGGGCGGGAATATTAGGATTATGGATGACATTAAAACAACTAGAAGTTGAATTTCCCCAACCAAAGGAGCGTTTAGGAGGAATATGGTGGACTTTGACAAATGATAGTATTAGCATTGATTGGCAAGGGGAAGACTTAGAGGTTTTAGATTGGCTGTTGAAACAATCTTTTCGGTTAGATGATCGAGGTATTATTCAATTAACAGGATTGCAAAGAAAATCCATACCTTTAGAAAATAAAATACACCTACATCAAACAATTTCGGCTACCCTGCTACAGTACAATGGTTCTGTCCAACCATTAAAAAAAGGCTATTTTGAATCAATGGATGTTCAAGTGGGAAATCTCAAATTAAGCCTTAGTTATAAACCACTGACTTCTTATTTTTACCAAAACTTTGCTTCTGAATTATGTGAGAAGAAAAGTAAACAACTTAAACAAAACCATTATATTCCTATTGTGAGTCGATTATATCCAGGGGCAATTGTTCAGCATGATTTAATTCGAGCGAAAAATCAGTGTCGAGAAAAGCTGGAATATGCTTTTGCTTTACTTTTTGTGCCGATCGCATCTCAATTTCTAGTTTTGTCTGAGGAGATAAAAAAACAAATTAGCTCAGAAAAAAGTCATCCCACAGAATATTTAATGATTATTCCAGAAACTACCAATCCAGAAACCGTCTCTCTATATTTTGGTTTTCTTAAAAATAAAAGCTATGATAAAATGATGACGATCAGTCTCATTGACAATAATACTCAAGTTAATATATTAATTTTTAATTAA
- a CDS encoding type I-MYXAN CRISPR-associated protein Cas6/Cmx6 — MSRLFPIIHDIDDLSILPIIGKPEFPQNLYLTPESQLCLRLFTDKVPLIYRLAGKTLNLNNDKIRLGLPESQELEGCGQRGCAFGIASMHDWLSLEVLMNLMALLKP, encoded by the coding sequence ATCTCACGCCTATTTCCTATTATTCATGATATAGATGATTTAAGTATTTTACCCATTATTGGAAAGCCCGAATTTCCCCAAAATCTTTATTTAACCCCCGAATCTCAATTATGTTTGCGTTTATTCACTGATAAAGTACCTTTGATTTATCGTTTAGCTGGAAAAACACTAAATCTTAATAACGATAAGATTCGTTTAGGCTTACCAGAATCTCAAGAATTAGAAGGATGCGGTCAGCGTGGCTGTGCCTTTGGCATCGCCTCTATGCACGATTGGTTATCATTAGAGGTTTTGATGAACCTAATGGCTTTATTAAAGCCGTAG
- a CDS encoding type I-MYXAN CRISPR-associated protein Cas6/Cmx6, whose translation MVIIRGFDEPNGFIKAVERQLESLNILAKVNLTTKSGKPIRRTMKIKGKTLIGFGVEITELSENNSILLQEQGIGGKHKMGCGVFVPM comes from the coding sequence TTGGTTATCATTAGAGGTTTTGATGAACCTAATGGCTTTATTAAAGCCGTAGAGCGTCAATTAGAAAGCCTGAATATCTTAGCAAAGGTCAATTTAACCACTAAATCAGGAAAACCCATCCGCCGCACCATGAAAATAAAAGGAAAAACATTGATTGGTTTCGGAGTAGAAATAACTGAATTAAGTGAAAATAATTCGATTTTACTTCAAGAACAAGGTATTGGGGGAAAGCATAAAATGGGATGTGGAGTATTTGTACCAATGTAA